Proteins found in one Deinococcus sp. Leaf326 genomic segment:
- the hisIE gene encoding bifunctional phosphoribosyl-AMP cyclohydrolase/phosphoribosyl-ATP diphosphatase HisIE produces MSSDLSLLKFDERGLIPVVTQDAGSGAVLMQAYADRAALERTLATREATYYSRSRAEQWVKGATSGHTQQVVGVQADCDGDSVLYRVLQTGPACHTGAYSCFHTPLMHAQDTGSTGLDGTLERVYATITERLATLPENSYVARLHAGGLDRVLKKISEEAGEVLLAAKNGDRAELATEAADLLFHTLFALAEVGVSPADVAAVLHAREGRTGLKGPKEVG; encoded by the coding sequence ATGAGTTCTGACCTGTCCCTTCTCAAGTTCGACGAACGTGGCCTGATTCCGGTCGTGACCCAGGACGCCGGCAGCGGCGCAGTCCTGATGCAGGCCTATGCCGACCGCGCCGCGCTGGAGCGCACCCTCGCCACCCGCGAGGCGACGTACTACAGCCGTTCGCGCGCCGAACAGTGGGTCAAGGGCGCGACGAGCGGCCACACGCAGCAGGTGGTCGGCGTACAGGCCGACTGCGACGGCGACAGCGTGCTGTACCGCGTCCTCCAGACCGGCCCGGCGTGCCATACCGGCGCGTATTCATGCTTTCACACGCCGCTGATGCATGCACAGGACACCGGCAGCACCGGCCTGGACGGCACGCTGGAGCGCGTGTACGCGACCATCACCGAGCGCCTCGCCACCCTGCCGGAAAACAGCTACGTGGCGCGGCTGCACGCCGGTGGCCTGGACCGGGTCCTGAAGAAGATCAGCGAGGAGGCGGGCGAGGTGCTGCTGGCCGCCAAGAACGGCGACCGCGCCGAGCTGGCGACCGAGGCGGCCGACCTGCTGTTCCACACGCTGTTCGCGCTGGCCGAGGTGGGGGTGTCGCCCGCCGACGTGGCGGCCGTGCTGCACGCCCGAGAGGGCCGCACCGGCCTGAAGGGACCCAAAGAGGTCGGCTGA
- the hisF gene encoding imidazole glycerol phosphate synthase subunit HisF → MLAKRIIPCLDVQSGRVVKNVRFFENHRDAGDPLVLAQAYEAQQADELVFYDITATHEGRSLMLDVAARVAEQVMMPLTVGGGVNALADFRQLLLAGADKISVNSGAVRRPELIREASDHHGAQCVMLSIDAKRRPGGQGWTVHLGGGRVDTGLDLLEWAAQGQRLGAGEICLNIMDADGTRAGFDLEATSAVAREVDLPVIASGGAGRLEDFRDVLTVGLADAALAASVFHFGELTVPQVKAYLHGEGLPVRPEWPAR, encoded by the coding sequence GTGTTGGCGAAGCGCATCATTCCCTGTCTGGACGTGCAGAGCGGCCGTGTGGTCAAGAACGTGCGGTTTTTCGAGAACCACCGTGACGCGGGCGACCCCCTGGTACTGGCCCAGGCCTACGAGGCGCAGCAGGCCGACGAACTCGTCTTCTATGACATCACCGCCACCCACGAGGGCCGCTCCCTGATGCTGGACGTGGCCGCGCGCGTGGCCGAGCAGGTCATGATGCCCCTGACGGTGGGCGGCGGCGTGAACGCCCTGGCCGACTTCCGGCAACTGCTGCTGGCCGGGGCCGACAAGATCAGCGTGAACAGCGGCGCGGTGCGGCGTCCCGAACTCATCCGTGAGGCGAGCGACCACCACGGCGCCCAGTGCGTGATGCTGAGCATTGATGCCAAGCGCCGCCCCGGTGGGCAGGGCTGGACCGTCCACCTCGGCGGCGGCCGGGTGGACACCGGCCTGGACCTGCTGGAGTGGGCCGCGCAGGGACAGCGCCTGGGCGCGGGCGAGATCTGCCTGAACATCATGGACGCCGACGGCACCCGCGCAGGCTTTGACCTGGAGGCGACCTCGGCGGTGGCGCGCGAGGTCGACCTGCCGGTGATCGCCTCGGGCGGGGCCGGGCGCCTGGAGGACTTCCGCGACGTCCTCACCGTGGGTCTGGCCGACGCCGCGCTGGCTGCCAGCGTCTTTCACTTCGGCGAGCTGACTGTGCCGCAGGTCAAGGCGTACCTGCACGGCGAGGGTCTGCCTGTGCGCCCCGAGTGGCCGGCCCGCTGA
- a CDS encoding response regulator: MERRRILLIDDNPNDVELALDALDVSPETDVRVANSGVEAIRLLLDRTEPLPDLILLDLKMPHMDGLAVLDAIRGEAKLPDVPVVMLTTSGDERDIQASYAHGASGYVVKPLEFGQFRAAMATIQAFWMGLNRRPDLH; encoded by the coding sequence GTGGAGCGGCGACGAATTCTTCTGATCGACGACAATCCTAACGATGTCGAGCTCGCGCTCGACGCCCTCGACGTGTCTCCGGAAACGGACGTCCGGGTGGCGAACAGTGGGGTCGAGGCCATCCGGTTGCTGCTCGACCGCACCGAGCCGCTTCCGGATCTGATCCTGCTCGATCTCAAGATGCCGCACATGGACGGATTGGCCGTGCTCGACGCCATCCGGGGCGAGGCGAAACTGCCCGACGTGCCGGTGGTGATGCTCACGACAAGCGGCGACGAGCGCGACATTCAGGCGTCGTATGCCCATGGGGCGAGCGGCTACGTGGTCAAGCCCCTGGAATTCGGGCAGTTCCGCGCGGCGATGGCCACCATCCAGGCCTTCTGGATGGGCCTGAACCGCCGCCCCGACCTGCACTGA